From Primulina tabacum isolate GXHZ01 chromosome 2, ASM2559414v2, whole genome shotgun sequence, one genomic window encodes:
- the LOC142537623 gene encoding uncharacterized protein LOC142537623 encodes MSKDRLSHEFDVGVESFLQFELKNASHSDAIPCPCARCGNIRKKNVETIRAHLYCNGMDLTYHTWIWHGERSTKERSMNDNDRVGQDEHKSFSEEPIDMVHCVYESYAENPSQFNKLHEDADKPLYPGCAKFTKLSAVVKLFNLKEKYSWSDKSFIDLLILFGEMLPDHNELPSSLYDAKKSLRTLGMDYVKIHACPNDCILIRKEHEDFANCPTCGTSRWKLGNKSKVKEGIPAKVLWYFPYIPRFQRMFRNKAISKELTWHADKRIRDGYLCHPADSPSLKLFDRMWPDFAYEPKNLRLAISADGINPHSLMSSAYSCWPVLMITYNLPPWLCMKRKFVMLTLFIYGPKQPVSDIDVYLAPLIDDLKCLWDKGVEAYDAYREENFSLRAVPLWTINDFPTYRNMSGCVVKGYHACPICAEWVAFFFLDGGVKWCQVGDCVEWRGPRLVFPNCCRICLSFAK; translated from the coding sequence ATGTCAAAAGATAGGCTATCACATGAATTTGATGTTGGAGTAGAGTCTTTCTTGCAGTTTGAACTAAAAAATGCTTCCCATTCTGATGCAATACCTTGTCCATGTGCAAGATGTGGTAATATAAGGAAGAAAAATGTTGAAACTATCAGGGCACACTTGTATTGTAATGGTATGGATTTGACATATCATACATGGATATGGCATGGGGAAAGATCTACGAAAGAGAGATCAATGAATGATAATGATCGAGTAGGACAAGATGAACACAAATCATTTAGTGAGGAACCTATAGATATGGTGCATTGTGTATATGAAAGTTATGCTGAGAATCCAAGCCAATTCAATAAGCTACATGAAGATGCAGATAAACCTTTATATCCTGGATGTGCTAAATTCACAAAGTTATCTGCGGTTGTGAAATTATTTAACTTGAAGGAAAAATATAGTTGGAGTGATAAAAGTTTCATTGATCTACTTATTTTGTTTGGAGAAATGCTTCCAGATCACAATGAATTGCCTTCATCCTTGTATGATGCAAAGAAAAGCTTACGCACATTAGGGATGGACTATGTGAAAATTCATGCTTGTCCTAATGATTGTATCTTAATCCGAAAGGAGCACGAAGATTTTGCAAATTGCCCTACTTGCGGGACGTCAAGGTGGAAGTTGGGCAACAAATCGAAGGTAAAGGAAGGAATTCCTGCAAAGGTCTTGTGGTATTTCCCATAtattccaagatttcaaagaATGTTTCGGAATAAGGCGATATCAAAGGAGTTAACTTGGCATGCTGATAAAAGAATTCGTGATGGATACTTGTGTCATCCAGCAGATTCGCCCTCTTTGAAATTATTTGATCGCATGTGGCCAGATTTTGCTTATGAGCCAAAAAATCTTAGATTGGCTATATCAGCAGACGGGATCAATCCTCATAGTTTGATGAGTTCTGCATATAGTTGTTGGCCTGTTTTAATGATCACATACAATCTTCCACCATGGTTGTGTATGAAGAGAAAATTTGTGATGCTCACTTTGTTTATATATGGTCCTAAACAGCCGGTTAGTGATATTGATGTTTACTTAGCACCTCTTATTGACGACTTAAAATGCTTATGGGATAAAGGTGTTGAAGCATATGATGCATATCGAGAAGAAAATTTCTCTCTTAGAGCTGTTCCACTATGGACAATCAATGATTTTCCTACATATCGGAACATGTCAGGATGTGTTGTGAAAGGATATCATGCATGTCCTATTTGTGCAGAATGGGTGgcctttttttttcttgatgGGGGAGTTAAATGGTGTCAAGTTGGGGATTGTGTGGAGTGGAGAGGACCGAGACTTGTCTTCCCaaattgttgtaggatttgtttaagttttgcaAAGTAG